TCAAACACTTCCTGACCTTATGACTTAAAACTGAAGGACCAAAAATACCATCAGAAATGTGACCCTGATCCCCAGCAGACCAGAGAGAGTATCCTGGCACTGGGAAAACTGGCTTTCCAACAACTGGAGAAAGGAaacctgatcttctatgagGAAGACCTGAGGGAGTGTGGCATTAATGTCAGAGAAGTGTCAGTGTATTCAGGAGTGTGTGATCTTCTGAACTGTCTAATCTTTTCTACAAGTCAACCATGTCTGATGTTCTCAGGAGTTCAGTGGACAAGGCCTTACAGAGTAAGAATGGACACCTGGACCTGTTCCTCCGCTTCCTCCTGGGTCTCTCACTGGAGTCCAATCAGACTCTCTTACGAGGTTTAATGCCACAGACAGGAAGCAGCTCTCACAGCAAACAGTCGAGTACATCAAGGAGAAGATCAGGGAGAATCCATCTCTagagaaatccatcaatctgttccactgtctgaatgaaCTGAATGATCAGTCGCTAGTGCAGGAAGTACAGAGTTACCTGAAAAGAGGAGGTTACTTTTATCTAGAGGGCCTCAGTCTcgctctggtgtttgtgttactgaccTCAGATCAGGAGCTGGATGAGTTTGATTTGAGTAAATATGACCCATCAGATAAAGGTCTTTTGAATCTGCAGCTTTTGAAACTCCTGTGTCCTGTTCTCTGATTTCTGTGTCCCCTtccattattggaggctcaggtacaaaacagttttcagtcctaaactattaagtgactgcagtcacgcGTCATcggagaacagctgtctgcatcagccgaggccggaccgtcttcatggtaaagtggaaccgtcccccacatatacagtaaatatatataatgtgtttttaatgacatttttcacATCTTTAGCTCTGAATGTTTCAGCTTATCTTATTTCAGGAGTGAAACACGTCTGAACAGTGAAACACACCTGCATGGTAGTGTAAACTCATCATCTTACCAGCACCTGAGCTACCGACCACAGAGCAACTCTTCTACTGGTTCTGTACAGCTGGGAGGAACTCACTGATTTAATGTTAAGTAATGATTAacttactgttttatttattacatgattttattctgaataaattaaaacttaggtttaaagttttcatttttttttattgatattttatttatattccttGTTAAATTTCCTTCTTGCTTTAATTAAATACTATTATGTTATAATTTACTctgatttcattttacttttgattttgattaaATTCTAACTCTAACTTAAGTTTATACAGctgttaattaaatattttaatgtaatacaGAATTAACATATTTTCTCTAAATTAATCTActctctactctctctctctctctttcagaggTTAATAataagttgtttttaatttgttaactgatgaatatattatttaatgatGTGATTGATCCTGTGCTGTAGAtgttcatatatttattaatttaagtttgtgtgagtgtgtttaatttATTCCTTTATAATAAACTCTCTCACCATGTGCTGAATTTCACCTTCTTGCAGGTCTTCATGCTGATTGGCTGACTGTCCTGCACTCCGTCTCCGCAGCAACAGAAGCAAATTCCTTctactagtgtgtgtgtgtgtgtgtgtgtgtgtgtgtgtgttccactattatacagacagagagagagaatgttattgttgttgttgttattattattactacagatgttgtttatctgtttttagGTGTGGAATTAAGGCAGCTTTATTTCTCCAAAaccaaaaactaaatatatcTTTAATCAGGATCAACTGCAGCAGCAAAAATCCCAAACGTACTGTCtcacagccaatcagagcgcTGTTACCGCCGGCAACAAGCCCACTGCCTCATCCTGCTGCctcctggattctgattggtggAGGAGGATTCGTCCCGCCCACACAGGTTCAGCTGAGACGGGGTTATAGTCACATGACACATGTATAAAGGAGTAGTCAGTCTCCTTGTTGCTACGGTTACTGGGAGAGCAGTGAGCTGATGAGATGTACTGAAACATGTGAGCTGATTTATAGACTGAGTTGCATCATGTGTGTACAGACActatcaaaacacacacacacacacacacacacacacacacagagacgatGCCCTACACTCTGAGTGCATTACCCAGTGAGACAGGGAAATTCCACCACATTAAACTCCAtcaacacactaacacaccacTGTAGGCAGAGTGAAGATGCtaaactcctgtgtgtgtgtgtgtgtgagtgtgtgtgcgtgcatgcgtgcgtgtgtgtgtgtgtgtgtgtgtgtgtgtatccttcCACTGCTGCCAAATACTTAAAACATTTATCACATTCAGACCGGCATTCAGACATCTCagggctgcacacacacacacacacacacacacacacacacagacagacgtgaGGTaatgtgatgagtgtgtgagtgagagcaggtcctctccacacacctgCAGCACTGTAACGAGGTCTGACTGAGGTGTGTGACTCACCTgcgcaggtacacacacacacacacacacactcacacacctgagcTAGCGTGTTAGCGTCTTTATGACAACAGGTGCTGTTACGGCTGTGTGAGCTCACACACTGATGTTAGTCATAAACagaaacctcacacacacacacacacacacgcagagtcAGCAGCTgcaatgtgtgtgagtgtgttcagGGTGGAGTGTTTCCTgtgcaggaacacacacacacacacacacacacaggggggaCGTACAGTGAGTGTTAGACTCAGGAATGTTAAACCTCAGCAGCTGATTGGTCGGATGGATTATGATGTCAtcaataacatttacatttatcacaaaaaaattttctttaaaaaactgaaacactttttaataaatgtatataatttattaaacacctgtgtgtgtgtgtgtgtgtgtgtgtgtgtgtgtgtgtgtgttgtagggaAACCCCACCTGCAGTGAGAAACCCTTCTCTGTAATTTTCTCATAAATAACATGAAAGCACCCGAGCTCTTTATCAgcacctgcgtgtgtgtgtgtgtgtgtgtgagagagagagagagagagactcaggtgtgtgtgtgggttgtggGGGAACCTTTCTTTACACTTCATCTGTTAGTTGAGAGTTCCTTTCATGTTGTAGACGTTTGGCTTAGgggcaaccacacacacacacacacacacacagctgcacaGATGAGCTGTCaggtcttacacacacacacacacacacacacacacatgtgaaaTGTCTCTAACCCACTACTACATTCATATAATACACTTAACCTGTTACagttgatttgtttgtttgttgttgttgtcgtagtgtgtgtgtgtgtgtgtgtgtgtgtgtacatgttgtTTACGCTCTCAGTGTGTGTACTGAACTCAGCTTTAAAACTCGATCCTGTTGcagatgtttaattttaaacctCAGGATATAATAAGCTGTGAGGGGCGTGGTCAGGTGGGCGTGGTCAGGTGGGCGTCGTCGCAGTTAGCTGTTTGAAGCGCTAATGATTTCAGCAGTAAGATGAAGAGAGATGGATAAACAGGGATAGATAGAAAAGTGACTCATACTTTTAGATAGTTCCCCagtttgtcacacacacacacacacacacatacacacatacacacacacacagctgttacTGTAGAGCAGGTGGTGTATAATTGTGAAAGATCACGCTTCTGGATACTTCTGTCTAGCATTAGCATGGTTTATGGGAGTGTTAGCTTGTCTATTAGAATATATACATTAActtatatgtttaaaatatatttattgttatattttgaatttgaatagatagaaataaatagaaataatgtCAGGTTTTAATGTTTCTAAATATTCACCTTATGTAGAATTTTTCTCTTGAGGTGTCTGATTATATGTAATTTTATCGTTAGCAAGGCTAGCATTAGCTTTGTCTCACagcatgttgttgttggtctttggGCTGCTCGCGGGAGGGAGGGACTCGCCACATCGGACACTCCGGTGTCACAGGTTCTCCTCCGGATGCCCTTCATGACTCCAACCCTccgcttgggaccggcactgcatccagcctGACCAGGCTAAATAAAGTCCTCCTGAGAGACCGAGTCTCCTTCAGAGGTTTATTTACTCAACTATAAAATCACTGAACGTGGAACAAAACGTCCAACAGTCACTCGGATAAAACTGTACAGTGATtttacttaaaacatttttctgtGGTTTAATACTAAACTGTTATACAGTCAGTGTTTTATTACCTCAAGTTCATTAttactctacacacacacacacacacacacacacacagttagcaTCATGTTCAGAGTTTACTTTGTGTTTAAGAACTCATCTCAAACACAGCTGTGCCCGTTAGCATGCTAATCACTGAAGCGTGAGAACGCACACTTGTTAATCTGCACCCCAGCAGCATTAGCAAGAGCTTTAACTTTGTTTTTACTTTCTGGATAAAGCTAGCTGGCTAGCGCTAAACATCACAATCCTTATGAATAGTGTATTtaggagaaaaagaacaaatcgtaATGCGTCAGGTgaacttgttattttttattattataaaaatgtgcaaaatctaaaaagattTGCTGTTACAGCGGTGCCATGTTTACAGAGTTCAtctaaaaaagtataaaaagttATAGAAAAAATGAAGCACATAAAATTAAATCCATCATGAACAGGAAGTTGTGCGATTTACCCTGCAACATCCCAAATGTCCTTCAGACACAAAACCATTCGAATAGGATAAAtatgacatcacttcctgtttctcCTCCTGTTACACATGCTGCCGTTCCTCCAGATACACACGAGCGGTTCCTCCAACAGTTCCTGAACTTTCACATGTGCTCCAGTCCATCCTCACTCCAGTTCCAGACGTCCCATCATGCAGTGCAGGGCTCAGATCAAGTGTCCATCCAGATCCACACTAGTCCACTAGCATGCTCTCCACTGCTCATgcttgccacacacacacacacacacacagctttggTTGGGTCCAGGTGAATCCGTCCTCAGACAGGACGATGTCAGAGGCAGGACACTCCCCTTATGTGGTCAGTGTAATTGAGACACAGCCGTCTAGTGGACTTCATCGCTCAGGGAGTGTGACGGTAGGAAAccagtcacacacactcctccgctCTTCACAAAACGCTCCGAGCTTCTCCAGACCGTCGTCCTTCCACGCTGCCTCACCCGGCCTCTGCAGAGAGAAACAGGAAGTGGAGTTAGCTGTCAATCCTACAGTGAGGTCTGATTCCGAACAATACACTGCCTAAAAACGAGTGGGTTAGTGGACGAGTGGACGAGTGGATGAGTGGACACGTGGGGGATGAACAGATGTATAAAACTGTAACACAATCACTGGGGATGTAAACTGCACTACAGCACAGGGAACATCATCAAGTGCAAAGTATCTCACTAGTTGGTGAACTGCATGAGACACGACTTCACACCTCAGACTGTATCTCCAATAGCCTGCCTAACAACACCCTAGCTGGGTTACCATAGCAACGACcttataatattataacaaCCGACTGGGTTAGCATAGCAACCACCTAGTAACAGCCTAACAACCAACTACATTAACGTAAGTTTCAagttttaagtttatttgtcaTATGCATGTCCACACACGACCAACAGGACAATGAAATGCTTAGGACAAGAAGAGCCAGACAacttatatatgtgtatatgtgagtgtgtgtgtgtgtgtgtgtgtgtgtgtgtgtgtattattggTCACATACTGatactttaaaaacacacatgatTAATACTGTATTCCACAATGTCGATAAATAATTTAAGGTGTCCTGGTGCAGCCGTTACTTTAAAACAATGACTTTATTGTGTCTTTAGATCGGTCTTAGAGCTACACTTTAAAACAGTCTTTGATGACCAGAAATGCGGTGTGTTGTGTAATTTTACATCACTATCCACTCGAGTTGAGAATTCTAAACTGTCCTTCAGTGCGTGTGGACAGGCTCCTGTCCCGCCTACCAGACAGCAACAGAGAGAAAGGTCTGCGTGCGGTGTGGTTGAGGTCCTGGATGATGCTACGTGCTTTCTGCAGGCATCACCAGTGGTATAAATCCTGAGTGGTCGGGAGTGATGCTTTGTGCCATTTCCACCACTTAGCTTAGCTTAACTACTTCTCTGATAACACCCTAGCAACCAATTGGCGTAATATAGCAACCACCTAGAGACAAATTACATTAGCATAGCAACCAAATGGCTTAGCATAGCTACCACCTAGCAACACCCTTGCACCAAATTAAATTAGCATAGCAACCACCTAGTAACACACTAGCAACCAAGTATGTTAGCACAGGGACTACCTAGAAACACCTTAGCGACCAACAGCCTTACATCAGCAACCACCAATAACAGCCTAGTGACCAATTACATTAGCATAGCAACCACCTAGCAACAACCCAGGATAGCATAGCAACCACCTAGTAACTGCCTAGCAACCAATTTAGTGTAGCAACAACCTGAGATAGCATAGAAACCACTCAGCAAGATAGCATAGCAACAACTTGCATTGCAACCACCTGCATAGTAACCACTCAGCAACAACCTGAGATAGCATAGCAACCACCTAGTAACAACCCAGGGTAGGATAGCAACCGCTTAGTAACCGCCTAGCAACCACTTTGGTGTCGCAACAACCTGAGATAGCATAGCAACCATCTAGCAACAACCCAGAATAGCATAGCAACAACTGAGTAACCGCCTAGCAACCACTTTAGTGTAGTAACAACCTGAGACGGCATAGCAACACCTATAAACCAGATGTAATACCTCTAAAATACCATGACAACACCATAGCAACCACCCTGGATACTTTTGCGAGTTCGGCCAATCACACACCAgggagtaacacacacacacacacacacacgtgagcaGTGAAGTGTTAACGATGCTCACCGTGACCAGAATGCAGTGCGCGTCCCCGCCGTCGCTGGTCCCCGAGGCACTGACGATGTGCACGAGCCGCGCCATGTCGGTCACGCGCACGATGTTGACGTCATTGTCGAAGCAGAAGGACTGGATGAGGGTGAAGTGGATCTGCAGCGCCACGTCCCACTCGTACTGTTCACCCGAGGCCAGGACACACAGGGCCACGCTGTCCGggtccctacacacacacacacacacacacacactcaggtcaGGGTCCCGGGAGAAACGACAGTCAGCTGTGCGCGTGCGCGTGTCTTACGGCCGGAGATGAAACACTCACAGGTTCATGACTTTGGCGGACTCGTACACGCCCACCGTCAGGCAGTCCTGCTGTATGGACGAGACCAGGACCTCCTCCAGAACCCGGCcagcactgcacacacacacacacaagtgttaATGCACAGTGGGTCagagttacagtatatattaatatcacactgtgtgtgtgtgtgtgtgtgtgtgataataaCAGTCTGATGGTGATTACCTGTCGCTGGAGTCTGTGTTCTCCTCCTGTGGGTGAATCTCCTCTAACGTCATGTTTACAGACCggatcggtgtgtgtgtgtgtgtgtgtgtgtgtgtcctctctctctctctctgtgtgtgtgtgtcctgtctcctctctctctctctctgtgtgtgtgtgtcctgtctcctctctctctctgtgtgtgtgtgtgtgtgtgtgtgtgtcctgtctcctgtctcctctctctctctgtgtgtgtgtgtgtgtgtgtgtgtgtcctgtctcctgtctcctctctctctctctctctctgtgtgtgtgtgtgtgtgtgtgtgtcctgtctcctctctctctctgtgtgtgtgtgtgtcctgtctgctctctctctctctctctgtgtgtgtgtgtgtgtcctgtgtcctctctctctctctctctctctctctctcagtgctctgtgtgtgtgtgcgcgcgctgctCACACCCCTCTctcagtgctctgtgtgtgtgtgtcctgtctcctctctctctctcagtgctctgtgtgtgtgtgtgtgcgcgcgcgctgctCACACCCCTCTctcagtgctctgtgtgtgtgtcctgtctcctctctctctctcagtgctctgtgtgtgtgtgtgtgtgtgtgtgtgtcctctctctctctctctctctctgtgactcTCCGCTGCTTCTCCTCCTCTATATAAACTCTGCACGCGCAGTTTCTCGGCAGCCGCGCGAGGGCTTTCCGCTCGCGCCCGCTCCTGATTGGTCAGCGCCTCCAGCTCCACCCTGAGCCGCCCGGATACGCGCTTCTGATTGGCCGGAGGTGGTGGATTATTCAAATCAGGACGTCCCCTGAGGAACACGGCCCACGTGGTTGTGGGGAAGATCATAACAAAAAGCTTTCGCTTCTCTTCACTTCaaaacatgtttgtgttttagatttaaataaataaataaatcagtgagCACGAGGAGTTTACTGTAACAGTGATAATCAATTACAAACATCACAATAAACACCAAAGGCCAAGTGCACTGTGCAGGGTGgagcaataataacaataataacaataataataataataataacatctgACCCTATGCAGGATGTGAAATCACGTGATTAATGCTAAGGTTGTTAGTTGAGTAATGTCAGGCTGGGTTAGGTGTCACATGGTACTTTACTTTCTAAACAGAGTGCACTGCTGTACGGTGAACTCCCCAGTAGTGCATTAACActccgcagtgtgtgtgtgtgtgtgtgtgtgtgtgtgtgaggccaGGTGGACTCTTATAACCTCTAACAGTGTTAACACCGGGGATTTCACAGTGTAAAGTTTGCTTTAATGTAATACAGTCTGTCTCATATCACAGCTGTATGATGTGACACTCACAAGACAGATGGTATAAACCCCAGGGCGAGTCCctaataatcacacactctctcagtGCACTGCTAATCATAAGAAACACTCGGGTTCGATGTCCAAACCCTAGCCACTGCATGCAATCACGGTGCCAAGACCaggtaaaatgggagggttgtgtcagggaGGACATCCGAAGTTTAGTGTGTGGACGGTTTGGTCCACTGTGGAGAACCCTCGATGGGAACAGCCGGAAGACTAACACATAAAGCAGTGAAACCAGCACCATACACACTCCTGGTTCAGTCTCAGCTGCAACTACATTATCTCAGTGCACTACGGCGGGGTGTGTCTTACAGAGACGGAGGTCCAGTCCCAAATGAccagttcttcttcttctttaatggAATCCACTAGGTCACAGTACTCAGGGAGTTCAGGGTGAAGGTtctatcagtgtgtgtgtgtgtgtgtgtgtgtgtggtccacTAGTCCACTGCAGAGAGTACAGAACTGAGACTCAGTTAAGGCTGCACCTTTATTCCCACTGCAGGATGTAAATGGACAACAAACCACTAATTACccctgaattattattattattattattattattattattattagcagtagCAGTGAGCAGAAACTGGATgtgatttctctttttttatatgtgaCTTTCCTgattcttgtttttgttgtttttgtctgcAGATGTTTTTCTGTTCAACAGCTGTTTCATGCACGAGCCGCTGGTTTGCATCTGTTTGCCAACCGCATGCTCAATTCAAACGGGAACAATGGGCACGTGCTGcacctgctctgtgtgtgtgtgtgtgtttcgccTCATTGCTCTAAGGGGGTAAGACTGCGCCCCTTACTGGTGAAGTGTCTGAGGAGCTCAGAGTCCTGGGAAGCCATGTTTATGTTTCCTTTTTCAAACCAGATCAAACTGAGtgacataaatattatttatttattttcagaagTCTTGTTTTCCTACATTACTGCTATTTGCACTAATCAAACATCTGGTTCTGTATATTGTGTAAAATCATCCAAACGTCTCACATCCCACTGCACTGCTATTGACACTACACACTCCAGTGACCTGCAccacctcatacacacacactttatctacATCTCTTACACACTCTGGGGGTTTCTCCTGGTCTTTATTTCCTCTGTACAGATATCGCCTGGAGTGTTTGCTCGGTACTCTGTAAGCCACAAACAGGCCGAAGCGAATTCCCAGTGAGTGTCGACATACTGGGCGAATAAAACACAATTCTAAACACATACggcataaatattaaatatcttaATTATGTAGGAAGTTAATTTCTTTGactttataaatgttatatatgaCAGTAGGTTAATTCTTAAATTAAACTGTTTACATTTGAACTGTGTTATAATGAACTTAAATCAtaatatttaattcagtttCATTGGGTTTGATTTGTAAGAGTGTGTAACATCGCTGTTTGTTGTAAAACAGCTTTaaagaatcaaaagaaatttaTGGAAATGTGTGATAAATTTAAATGATCAGATATCTTAatacattatacacattatacattaacatatttacatataaatataactttttaaaaatactttttaaaaataaagtcttaaaaagtaaacatttttcactttctttcttttcagtttGGAGTCAACGTGGTGAGAAACGCCTGTGATTATCTTATGTCATTTTACTTTATAGCactaattctgtgtgtgtgtgtgtgtgtgtgtgtgtgttcctcttcCTTTGTTATTAAAGCATctctattttaattatattaagaatGTATTTCTCTGCTTTGtgaattaataaatgtgaaactttacaCTGCTGTACAAACGATATTAATGACTTTTTCCTCCTGATTATAAACTGTttacattaattttaatataatatggtATTAATGATTCAGTGCAGTTATGTATAATAAGTCTGTAATTACACTCAACATTGTAAGAGTATATATTTTGTGAAAGCTGTTccgtgctggtttttgggccgataaataatatctctgtcttatctgaatttagttattatttatttattattttatttattactttttttagaaataataaacacttaTGTACTTTGTTTCCCAAAAAGCCCAAATATTGAAAAAAGCACTCTGACGTCAGCTCTATGACGTCATCGTGTGTGAAGGGCCCTAGTGTTTTACTAAggatgagttttttttcccaccattaaatgttttattcataaatgattcatacacattttttacattttatacacatttccataaacatttgattgtgtaaagctgctgtaCAAATGAAAGGCGCCATCTGGTGGAGAACTTTTGTATCAAAAATTA
This region of Clarias gariepinus isolate MV-2021 ecotype Netherlands chromosome 9, CGAR_prim_01v2, whole genome shotgun sequence genomic DNA includes:
- the gadd45ga gene encoding growth arrest and DNA-damage-inducible, gamma a; this translates as MTLEEIHPQEENTDSSDSAGRVLEEVLVSSIQQDCLTVGVYESAKVMNLDPDSVALCVLASGEQYEWDVALQIHFTLIQSFCFDNDVNIVRVTDMARLVHIVSASGTSDGGDAHCILVTRPGEAAWKDDGLEKLGAFCEERRSVCDWFPTVTLPER